One Fibrobacter sp. UWB13 DNA window includes the following coding sequences:
- a CDS encoding Rne/Rng family ribonuclease produces MANKCKRGILISKTPYEKRIAIMEDGELAELVVEGVSSNRVLGNIYKGVVQKVLPALKAAFIDIGLEKAGFLHQEDAMDRNELLRREYGDDDDEGDASKEISIDEILQEGQEIMVQVVKEPISTKGARLTTHLSFAGRFLVCMPGTNFVGVSKRERDPVKRREFKKVVRRLKGRDVGYIVRTNGLNESEFEINKQMRELESKWEQTKYNFETMPPETCIYEESDSIEQTVREYFGDNTDYVYIDNRDEYFALRDYLKVLSPDKLDKVKLWSSSESLFEYFKIENDYARSLQRQVPLPRGGNLVIEQTEALVSIDVNTGPKVHGKDQGKIILETNLDACHEIAKQLRLRDVGGLIIIDFIDMETDEDREAVYQEFRKAIRRDKAPISPAPISQFGLMEVTRKRVRVNLMTEKTECCPVCNGSGRIATLESTLGMIDRWLARAHTKGRLREVTLVVSAPVIDVLCKDLNRMFNYLEYKHNIKISLVEDEYAHINQFWMYDKNNEDITDLYNFA; encoded by the coding sequence ATGGCAAATAAGTGTAAGCGCGGAATCTTGATTAGCAAAACACCGTACGAAAAGCGCATCGCGATCATGGAAGATGGCGAACTTGCGGAATTGGTTGTTGAAGGTGTTTCCTCTAATCGAGTTCTGGGCAATATTTATAAGGGTGTCGTTCAGAAGGTGCTCCCCGCACTCAAGGCGGCATTCATTGACATTGGTCTTGAGAAGGCTGGCTTTTTGCATCAGGAAGACGCCATGGACCGCAACGAACTGTTGCGCCGCGAATATGGTGACGATGATGATGAAGGCGATGCCTCTAAGGAAATTTCAATTGACGAAATTCTCCAGGAAGGCCAAGAAATCATGGTGCAGGTGGTCAAGGAACCGATTAGCACCAAGGGTGCCCGTTTGACGACACACTTGAGCTTTGCTGGCCGTTTCCTGGTCTGCATGCCGGGTACAAATTTCGTCGGCGTCTCCAAGCGTGAACGCGATCCGGTCAAGCGCCGCGAGTTCAAAAAGGTCGTACGCCGCCTCAAGGGCCGCGACGTGGGCTACATCGTCCGCACCAACGGCCTCAACGAATCCGAATTCGAAATCAACAAGCAGATGCGCGAACTCGAAAGCAAGTGGGAACAGACGAAGTACAACTTCGAAACCATGCCGCCCGAGACCTGCATCTACGAAGAATCCGATTCCATCGAACAGACGGTTCGCGAATACTTCGGCGACAACACGGACTACGTGTATATCGACAACCGCGACGAGTACTTTGCTCTCCGCGATTACCTGAAGGTTCTCTCTCCGGATAAGCTCGACAAGGTCAAGCTCTGGAGCTCCAGCGAAAGCTTGTTCGAATACTTCAAGATTGAAAACGACTACGCTCGCTCCTTGCAGCGTCAGGTACCGCTTCCGCGCGGTGGCAACCTCGTCATCGAACAGACCGAAGCTCTCGTCTCTATCGACGTGAACACCGGTCCGAAGGTTCATGGCAAGGACCAGGGCAAGATCATTCTCGAGACAAACCTCGATGCTTGCCACGAAATCGCAAAGCAGCTGCGCCTCCGCGATGTGGGCGGCCTCATCATTATCGACTTCATCGATATGGAAACCGATGAAGACCGCGAAGCCGTCTATCAGGAATTCCGCAAGGCAATCCGCCGCGACAAGGCCCCGATTAGCCCGGCCCCGATCAGCCAGTTCGGCCTCATGGAAGTCACCCGTAAGCGCGTCCGCGTGAACCTGATGACCGAAAAGACCGAATGCTGCCCGGTTTGCAACGGCAGTGGCCGCATTGCAACGCTCGAATCGACGCTCGGCATGATTGACCGCTGGCTCGCCCGCGCCCATACCAAGGGCCGTCTCCGCGAAGTGACCCTCGTCGTGAGCGCTCCGGTCATCGATGTGCTTTGCAAGGACTTGAACCGTATGTTCAACTATCTGGAATACAAGCATAACATCAAGATTTCCCTTGTGGAAGATGAATATGCCCACATCAACCAGTTCTGGATGTACGACAAGAACAACGAAGACATCACGGACCTGTACAACTTCGCATAA